CTGTTTTTCTATTCCGCGGGCACACATTTTTGCttatcttttgtttgtttttcctcaGAAATGGGCTGGGCAATGCAAATTGAAGGTTACGTAATTATTCATCGACCATCAATCAAAGCCATTGTGTAAGCCTGACGCGTTGCATTATTGCCTATAAGCGCTTAATGCGGAAGTTAGATTCAAGGTGAAATCAGGATGGATCTTTAATAACGAGAGCAATATTGCCGGAAGTGTAGTAGCCGCGTGTATATATAAAGAGACGCCATCCATATCGCACCGGAATTCATTGTCATCCAGTTGTCAACGATCGTCATGAAGATCTCTGTATAAGCACTTTCAATTTCagattgaatttttcttttaattattcGATTTTTGAAATTCAGGTGTGGATTCACGCAGTTGCTGTCCAGTTCTACATCTCCGAAGTCAAAGCCACTACGACTGGGCATGGCCGCATTCACGACGCTGGTAACGGACTTGCAGCCTATTTACCCGAAAGGTATACGCCCATGCCCTGGGCTCTTCGTCCACGTGCCCACACGACTCCTAACGTTGTTGCTGCTTATTTACCTAACCAATATGGAACGATCCAGTGGAAACCGTGGGCTCATCCTCCGCGTTTAAACGACCCTCCTAAAATCGTCGCCGCCT
This sequence is a window from Daphnia magna isolate NIES linkage group LG7, ASM2063170v1.1, whole genome shotgun sequence. Protein-coding genes within it:
- the LOC116927294 gene encoding uncharacterized protein LOC116927294; this translates as MKISVWIHAVAVQFYISEVKATTTGHGRIHDAGNGLAAYLPERYTPMPWALRPRAHTTPNVVAAYLPNQYGTIQWKPWAHPPRLNDPPKIVAAYLPDQHSSISWRLPLQLQERTGRSAHVVSRASARGPRLLAGQSLPFTRTIQPIPAQKTS